In the genome of Lacerta agilis isolate rLacAgi1 chromosome 2, rLacAgi1.pri, whole genome shotgun sequence, one region contains:
- the LOC117042068 gene encoding DNA-directed RNA polymerase I subunit RPA12-like, with protein sequence MTQGRSCFESELDFCPECGTVLPLPGIQDKVTCPCCSYSIDVRVFEMRIVHTSVTFNSADSISLKMEDEGSAVKGPLIDRKCPQCGNEGMAYHTRQMRSADEGQTVFYTCVRCKFQEKEDS encoded by the exons ATGACACAAGGCAGGTCCTGCTTTGAATCAGAACTCGATTTCTGCCCTGAGTGCGGTACTGTCCTGCCTTTGCCGGGGATCCAGGACAAGGTGACATGCCCCTGTTGCTCTTATTCCATTGATGTGCGAG TTTTTGAGATGCGAATTGTGCATACATCCGTCACATTCAACAGTGCAGATTCCATCTCTTTGAAGATGGAGGATGAAGGAAGTGCAGTCAAGGGACCATTG ATTGACAGGAAGTGTCCCCAGTGTGGGAACGAGGGCATGGCATACCATACGAGGCAGATGAGGTCTGCGGATGAAGGGCAGACGGTCTTCTACACCTGCGTTCGATGCAA GTTCCAGGAAAAGGAAGATTCTTGA